The proteins below are encoded in one region of Fibrella aestuarina BUZ 2:
- a CDS encoding AAA family ATPase, with product MQFQGTDAYVATRELSVAVNAAIQLQKPLLIKGEPGTGKTLLAFEVARALNKPLFTWHVKSTTTAQQGLYEYDAVSRLRDSQLGDRDVGDLAAYIKKGKLWEAFETDESAVLLIDEIDKADIEFPNDLLQELDRMDFYCYELRQTIRARHRPVVIITSNNEKELPDAFLRRCFFHYIRFPDRATMQQIVDVHFPKLPGELMAKALSVFYGIRDVKALKKKPSTSELIDWIRLLMVAGVTHDDLTDLENLREVPPYLGALLKNEQDADLLAALRGRK from the coding sequence ATGCAGTTCCAGGGAACCGACGCCTACGTGGCCACCCGCGAGTTGAGCGTGGCCGTCAATGCCGCCATTCAGTTGCAGAAGCCACTGCTGATCAAGGGCGAACCCGGCACCGGCAAAACGCTGCTGGCCTTTGAGGTGGCACGGGCGCTCAACAAACCGCTGTTTACCTGGCACGTCAAATCGACCACCACGGCGCAGCAGGGCCTCTACGAATACGATGCCGTCTCGCGCCTCCGCGACTCGCAACTGGGCGACCGCGACGTAGGCGATCTGGCCGCTTACATCAAAAAAGGCAAACTCTGGGAGGCCTTCGAAACCGACGAGTCGGCGGTGCTGCTGATCGACGAAATCGACAAGGCCGACATTGAATTTCCCAACGATCTGTTGCAGGAACTCGACCGCATGGACTTCTATTGCTACGAACTGCGGCAGACGATCCGGGCGCGGCACCGGCCGGTGGTGATCATCACCTCGAACAACGAGAAAGAACTCCCCGACGCCTTTCTGCGCCGCTGCTTTTTTCACTACATCCGGTTTCCCGACCGCGCCACGATGCAGCAGATCGTCGACGTGCATTTTCCGAAACTGCCGGGCGAACTGATGGCCAAGGCGTTGTCGGTGTTCTACGGAATCCGCGACGTAAAGGCCTTAAAAAAGAAACCCTCGACGAGCGAACTCATCGACTGGATTCGGCTGCTGATGGTGGCGGGCGTCACGCACGATGACCTCACCGACCTCGAAAACCTGCGCGAAGTGCCCCCCTACCTCGGTGCCCTCCTCAAAAACGAACAGGACGCCGACCTGCTCGCCGCCCTCCGGGGCAGGAAGTAA
- a CDS encoding DUF3473 domain-containing protein, translating into MASTQPRRILFTVDVEEFDTAVEFGHTIPLSEQIAVSTRGLRLLTERFDALDARTTLFTTANYALHEPALMKQLAQRHEVASHGYYHTTFEPADLGTSKQALETLLGKPVRGFRRARMGETNPDDLIAAGYVYNSSLHPTFIPGRYNHWGEPRLPFKEKTIWQIPASVTPNLRLPLFWLSLKNFPFAIYKQLCLQTLKADGFVNLYVHPWEFTDLAQYEKIPTYVKRHSRHDLLDRVEALLRYLRAEGGEYQTMDEFVTGLV; encoded by the coding sequence ATGGCAAGTACCCAACCCCGCCGCATTCTCTTCACAGTAGACGTCGAAGAATTTGATACCGCCGTCGAATTTGGCCACACCATTCCGCTGAGCGAACAGATTGCCGTCTCGACCCGGGGCCTTCGCCTGCTGACCGAGCGGTTCGACGCGCTCGACGCCCGCACGACGCTGTTCACCACGGCCAATTACGCGCTGCACGAGCCCGCGTTGATGAAGCAACTGGCCCAACGGCACGAGGTTGCTTCGCACGGCTATTACCATACGACCTTCGAACCGGCCGACCTGGGTACGTCGAAACAGGCGCTGGAAACGTTACTGGGCAAACCCGTTCGGGGCTTCCGGCGGGCGCGCATGGGCGAGACCAACCCCGATGATCTGATCGCCGCCGGGTACGTCTACAACTCGTCGCTGCACCCGACGTTTATACCGGGCCGTTATAACCATTGGGGCGAACCCCGCCTGCCGTTCAAGGAGAAAACGATCTGGCAGATTCCCGCTTCGGTCACGCCCAATCTGCGGTTACCACTTTTCTGGCTGAGCCTCAAAAACTTCCCGTTTGCCATCTACAAACAGCTTTGCTTGCAGACCCTCAAGGCCGACGGGTTCGTGAATCTGTATGTGCACCCCTGGGAGTTTACCGACCTGGCGCAGTATGAGAAGATTCCAACCTACGTGAAGCGGCATTCGCGCCACGACCTCCTCGACCGCGTAGAGGCCCTGCTGCGCTACCTGCGCGCCGAAGGGGGCGAGTACCAGACAATGGACGAGTTTGTAACCGGGTTGGTGTAG
- a CDS encoding M28 family peptidase: protein MIKSPSARSTNFLLAALCQFPHRGAATANERAAAQLLADALTERGATARLEPFQTPKTYVTIVYWLIGGLLAGMGLAMSAGFLLQQIGLVVALFFLVQAWLYFNWRPTLISRWPVQHTALNVVARWPRPDAEPVRTHVVLMAHYDTAPVSALYSPRQQRSFRASLMLSLAIMTLGVALLVVYVAAGWPGWVTWGVGLVALYLIAQAVMGSIGYWTRGYTNGASDNATGVVAAIETADRLQRASLAGELPGLLVEVLLPSAEEAGMLGSLAYAQKNRPKWPLNGQQTIVINFDTLGAGKLTVVEQTGTVEVLRYDNALTQLARQLTATAAFRERTQTGRWHTADFDSAWFVRGGNVPTLALCALAPDGSMPRIHRPDDVLAAVDETPMNTAIDFAEAVVRVWHDARNP, encoded by the coding sequence ATGATTAAATCCCCCTCAGCCCGATCGACAAATTTCCTGTTGGCGGCACTTTGTCAATTTCCGCATCGGGGCGCCGCCACGGCCAACGAACGCGCCGCGGCCCAACTGCTGGCCGACGCCCTGACGGAACGCGGCGCCACGGCCCGCCTGGAGCCCTTCCAGACGCCAAAAACCTACGTGACCATCGTGTATTGGCTCATCGGCGGGCTGTTGGCGGGTATGGGTCTGGCGATGAGCGCGGGCTTTTTGCTCCAGCAGATTGGGTTGGTGGTGGCCCTCTTTTTTCTGGTTCAGGCCTGGCTGTATTTCAACTGGCGCCCCACGCTCATCAGCCGCTGGCCGGTGCAGCACACGGCCCTCAACGTGGTGGCCCGCTGGCCCCGCCCCGACGCTGAGCCGGTCAGGACGCACGTGGTGCTGATGGCGCATTATGATACGGCCCCGGTGTCGGCGCTGTACAGCCCCAGGCAGCAGCGGTCGTTTCGGGCGTCGCTGATGCTGTCGCTCGCGATCATGACGCTGGGCGTAGCCTTGCTGGTGGTGTACGTGGCGGCGGGGTGGCCCGGCTGGGTAACCTGGGGTGTTGGGCTGGTGGCGCTGTACCTCATCGCGCAGGCCGTGATGGGCAGTATCGGGTACTGGACGCGGGGCTACACCAATGGGGCGAGCGATAATGCAACGGGTGTGGTCGCCGCCATCGAAACCGCCGACCGGCTGCAACGGGCGAGCCTGGCGGGTGAATTGCCCGGCCTGCTGGTGGAAGTGCTGTTGCCCTCCGCCGAAGAGGCCGGGATGCTGGGTTCGCTGGCCTACGCCCAGAAAAATCGCCCTAAGTGGCCCCTGAACGGCCAACAAACCATCGTGATCAATTTCGACACGCTCGGCGCGGGTAAGCTCACCGTCGTTGAGCAAACGGGAACCGTAGAGGTGTTGCGCTACGACAATGCGCTCACTCAACTGGCCCGGCAATTGACGGCCACGGCGGCCTTCCGGGAACGTACCCAGACGGGTCGCTGGCATACCGCCGACTTCGACAGCGCGTGGTTTGTGCGGGGGGGCAACGTACCCACGCTGGCCCTGTGCGCGCTGGCGCCCGATGGCAGCATGCCCCGCATTCACCGCCCCGATGATGTACTGGCCGCCGTCGATGAGACCCCCATGAACACGGCCATTGACTTCGCCGAAGCCGTGGTGCGCGTGTGGCATGACGCGCGAAATCCGTAA
- a CDS encoding carboxypeptidase-like regulatory domain-containing protein, translated as MTTLRWLLCLCCLPVFTQAQPAQRATLTGKITNATTGEPLPFASVYINSTTRGTNTDEKGLFTLPDVPFGTTELVVSYTGFTAERKTIDVKEVRPRLLEITLFPMTNLLSDVVVKAGKDRQWEGQLDRFKRDLLGTSPFAGKCTITNPEVLSFSESNGTLTATASAPLVIDNRALGFRMQYTLLGFRSQNQTGRVVFGGTTLFSELQPDSPRQAATWQRNREVAYRGSLRHLLASLAAGTHEKEGFLVYQTNPDRPLPENPPPTLGTELGRHLKPIELSTLVLPGAQPHERWLVSMSPLEVFYTRYNPRNSPYRDAPYAFSKLVLPQKTLGFTTAGAITAPRGFDAVGYLSDDRLAAALPDDWQRPVEPRRDSVAASTPLPTADKATHGGPAVLLHIDKPLYLTGDRLSLSGYVLDGRSRQIDTAAVGPALSVAIWSDRQTLVQHQWLPVREGRTVGTFRLSDTLATGTYWLRAYTGANRQQPAFERPILVVNGTQPNVPGNPPPTSQPDRRRWIVNAVAPPKRIVATATLGTATSEPTRSLSIALQDDQGRSVFARLSVAVTDADGIPPDSLGPDFFAQLALANKQPLSANAVKPDITLHGTVISSEKPPYNVTFFATGGAAVQMRVAQTDQTGAFTVEQLDLPDTTQAVVRVANRRGKPIEARVSFRAQAESPGTLPVLPDAARYFTQWRSMIEAGWQRQQADPAAYRQAEARQLNEVAVRARRSFDDRPADVQLRSLHDRVDQTIVLTDDSPDVANLYLLIQAKVPSVRVEQVLANGRVSYSVKFPGTWSILNAAVPVQTGFGAPPPPKTTVEATMQNPLFLMDGFPIDDTDGTQLLAFSPANIERIEVLKSGSVAAIYGANAARGVLAFYSKTTREGASVKGVSRHTLRGYANPTAPSTWTNVPGVRRDVLAWLPLATTDAFGQLTIPIEVAPAVRTLRLTLQGVTDAGLPVSCVQTLSVGGSH; from the coding sequence ATGACCACCCTTCGCTGGCTTCTCTGCCTGTGCTGCTTACCCGTTTTCACGCAGGCCCAACCCGCCCAACGCGCTACCCTAACGGGCAAAATTACCAACGCCACGACGGGGGAACCCCTGCCGTTTGCGTCGGTATATATCAACAGCACTACGCGCGGTACTAATACCGACGAAAAAGGCCTGTTCACGCTGCCCGACGTTCCCTTCGGCACGACTGAACTGGTCGTCTCGTACACTGGGTTCACAGCCGAACGAAAGACCATCGATGTCAAGGAAGTCCGGCCGCGCCTGCTCGAGATCACGCTCTTTCCCATGACCAACCTGCTGAGCGACGTGGTCGTGAAGGCCGGGAAAGATCGCCAGTGGGAGGGGCAGCTGGACCGGTTCAAACGCGACCTGCTGGGTACGTCGCCGTTTGCGGGTAAATGCACCATCACCAACCCGGAAGTGCTGAGTTTCAGCGAATCCAACGGCACGCTCACGGCTACGGCGAGTGCACCGCTCGTCATCGACAACCGGGCGCTGGGGTTTCGGATGCAGTATACGCTGCTGGGCTTCCGCAGTCAGAACCAGACCGGGCGGGTGGTGTTTGGCGGTACCACGCTTTTCAGCGAACTCCAGCCCGACTCGCCCAGGCAGGCCGCTACCTGGCAGCGCAACCGGGAGGTCGCCTACCGTGGGTCGCTGCGGCACCTGCTGGCGAGCCTGGCCGCCGGGACCCACGAGAAAGAAGGGTTTTTGGTCTACCAAACCAATCCCGACCGCCCACTTCCTGAAAACCCGCCGCCGACGCTGGGCACGGAACTGGGGCGGCATCTGAAGCCTATTGAGTTGAGCACGCTGGTGCTGCCCGGTGCGCAACCTCACGAGCGCTGGCTGGTCAGTATGAGCCCGCTGGAAGTGTTTTACACCCGCTACAATCCCCGCAATTCGCCCTACCGCGATGCACCCTATGCTTTCTCGAAGCTGGTATTGCCGCAAAAAACGCTCGGCTTCACTACGGCGGGGGCCATCACGGCACCGCGTGGCTTTGACGCGGTTGGCTACCTCAGCGACGATCGCCTCGCCGCCGCCCTGCCCGACGACTGGCAACGTCCGGTCGAGCCCCGCCGCGATTCAGTAGCCGCCTCAACCCCGCTCCCCACTGCGGACAAAGCGACCCATGGCGGGCCAGCCGTGTTGCTGCATATCGACAAACCGCTTTACCTCACCGGCGACCGGCTGTCGCTGAGTGGGTACGTGCTTGACGGCCGGTCGCGGCAGATTGATACGGCGGCGGTGGGCCCGGCGCTGAGCGTGGCTATATGGTCAGACCGACAGACACTGGTACAGCACCAATGGCTGCCAGTGCGGGAAGGGCGCACGGTGGGTACGTTCCGGCTGTCGGATACGCTGGCAACGGGTACGTACTGGCTTCGGGCCTATACCGGGGCCAATCGCCAACAACCCGCCTTTGAGCGACCCATCCTGGTGGTGAACGGTACGCAACCCAACGTACCCGGCAACCCGCCACCAACGAGCCAGCCCGACCGCCGCCGCTGGATCGTGAACGCCGTAGCGCCGCCAAAGCGGATCGTCGCGACGGCTACGTTGGGGACTGCCACCAGTGAGCCCACCCGATCGCTCAGTATAGCCCTACAGGATGACCAGGGCCGTTCCGTGTTTGCCCGCCTATCGGTGGCCGTGACCGATGCCGATGGGATACCGCCCGATTCGCTTGGGCCAGACTTTTTCGCCCAACTTGCGCTCGCCAACAAGCAACCACTCAGCGCGAACGCCGTAAAACCCGATATCACGCTGCACGGCACGGTGATCAGCTCGGAAAAGCCGCCGTATAACGTGACTTTCTTTGCCACGGGCGGGGCCGCCGTGCAGATGCGGGTGGCGCAAACCGATCAAACAGGGGCGTTTACGGTCGAGCAGCTCGATCTGCCCGATACGACACAGGCTGTGGTGCGGGTAGCCAACCGGCGCGGGAAACCCATCGAAGCGCGGGTATCGTTTCGTGCTCAGGCCGAGTCGCCAGGTACGTTGCCCGTTTTGCCTGATGCCGCCCGGTACTTCACGCAATGGCGGTCGATGATCGAAGCGGGTTGGCAGCGGCAACAAGCTGACCCGGCGGCTTATCGACAGGCCGAAGCCCGCCAATTGAACGAAGTGGCCGTTCGGGCCCGCCGGTCATTCGACGACCGCCCCGCCGACGTACAACTGCGCAGCCTGCACGACCGGGTCGATCAGACAATCGTGCTGACCGACGATAGCCCGGATGTGGCCAATCTGTATTTGCTTATTCAGGCTAAAGTACCCTCGGTCAGGGTGGAACAGGTCCTGGCCAACGGGCGGGTGAGCTATTCGGTGAAATTTCCAGGTACGTGGTCGATCCTGAACGCGGCTGTGCCAGTGCAAACGGGCTTCGGGGCGCCACCACCGCCAAAAACCACGGTCGAGGCGACGATGCAAAATCCGTTGTTTCTGATGGATGGCTTTCCCATCGACGATACCGATGGTACGCAACTGCTGGCTTTTTCGCCCGCCAACATCGAACGGATCGAGGTGCTCAAATCGGGATCGGTGGCGGCGATCTACGGGGCCAACGCCGCGCGGGGTGTGCTGGCCTTTTATTCTAAAACCACCCGCGAGGGCGCTTCGGTGAAGGGCGTGAGTCGCCACACGCTGCGGGGCTACGCCAACCCGACCGCCCCCTCGACCTGGACCAACGTACCCGGCGTCCGCCGCGACGTACTCGCCTGGCTACCGCTCGCTACCACCGACGCCTTTGGGCAGCTCACCATCCCGATCGAGGTGGCTCCGGCCGTCCGAACCCTCCGGCTGACGCTACAGGGCGTGACCGATGCGGGGTTGCCGGTATCGTGCGTGCAAACGCTGTCGGTGGGCGGGTCGCACTGA
- a CDS encoding DUF721 domain-containing protein: MTNKYISPTSRQPGTTTVKEAFDKLLQVYKLRGRFNETYLEAFWGRMMGQTIASRTTRLYVRDSVLYIELSSAPLRNELVNAKQKVIQLVNKEIGSEVITDVIFI, encoded by the coding sequence ATGACCAATAAGTACATTTCGCCCACATCGCGACAGCCTGGCACGACGACCGTCAAAGAAGCCTTTGACAAGCTGCTCCAGGTCTATAAACTGCGCGGCCGGTTCAACGAAACGTACCTGGAAGCCTTTTGGGGGCGTATGATGGGCCAAACGATCGCCTCCCGCACCACCCGCCTCTATGTTCGCGACAGCGTGCTGTACATCGAACTGTCATCGGCACCCCTGCGCAACGAACTGGTCAACGCCAAGCAGAAAGTCATTCAACTCGTCAATAAAGAGATCGGCTCCGAAGTCATCACGGATGTGATTTTTATTTAG
- a CDS encoding glycosyltransferase family 2 protein, which translates to MSFLLVPNLISLVVPAFNEQENLPVLVERLRAVMSTLSDPATDRPVAYEILIVDDGSTDRTKAVLRQLSMRYNEVRFISFSRNFGHQVALRAGYEHARGICAISLDADLQHPPELIPTLVKKWREGFDVVYTVRHQDPNLPWKKRFTSRNFYRLLRAASDLELEDGAADFRLLDRKVLNVLKQHQENDLFVRGMISWMGFRQCRIEYEPAARFAGTTKYSFKKMLQLAMMGITSFSTKPLYISVVVGLCMALFSSLFGLEVLYEYFFTNATVSGWTTLVLLVVLIGGVQFIVIGIMGVYLGKTFIEVKRRPPYIIGDSSEIEEIIQWQVPNPAAFSSQ; encoded by the coding sequence ATGTCTTTTCTACTCGTGCCGAACCTGATCAGCCTTGTTGTGCCGGCTTTCAATGAGCAGGAGAACCTGCCTGTTCTGGTGGAGCGGTTGCGCGCCGTTATGAGCACGCTCAGTGATCCGGCGACCGACCGGCCGGTTGCTTACGAGATCCTGATCGTCGACGATGGGAGCACCGATCGCACCAAAGCGGTGCTGCGGCAATTAAGCATGCGTTACAACGAAGTACGCTTTATTTCCTTCTCGCGCAACTTCGGGCATCAGGTAGCGTTGCGGGCGGGCTATGAACACGCCCGTGGGATTTGCGCAATCAGCCTCGACGCCGATTTGCAACACCCGCCCGAACTGATTCCGACGCTGGTGAAGAAGTGGCGCGAGGGATTCGACGTGGTGTATACGGTGCGGCATCAGGACCCGAATTTACCCTGGAAAAAGCGATTTACCTCCCGTAATTTCTACCGGCTTTTGCGAGCTGCCTCCGACCTGGAACTCGAAGATGGCGCCGCTGATTTCCGATTGCTCGACCGGAAAGTACTCAATGTCTTGAAGCAACATCAGGAGAACGATCTGTTTGTGCGGGGCATGATTTCATGGATGGGTTTTCGGCAGTGTCGCATTGAGTATGAGCCCGCTGCCCGGTTTGCCGGTACGACTAAATACTCGTTTAAGAAGATGTTACAGCTGGCGATGATGGGCATTACTTCGTTCAGCACCAAGCCGCTGTATATCTCCGTTGTGGTTGGTTTGTGCATGGCGCTCTTCTCGTCGCTCTTCGGATTGGAAGTTTTGTACGAGTATTTTTTCACGAACGCCACGGTGTCGGGTTGGACCACGCTGGTCCTGCTGGTTGTGCTTATCGGCGGCGTTCAGTTTATCGTCATCGGTATTATGGGCGTATATTTGGGCAAAACCTTCATCGAGGTGAAACGTCGCCCGCCTTACATCATTGGCGATTCGAGTGAGATCGAGGAAATTATCCAATGGCAAGTACCCAACCCCGCCGCATTCTCTTCACAGTAG
- a CDS encoding vWA domain-containing protein, translating into MFLTFFLLLRQQALPVTLSEYLTLLEALRSDVGGTTIDDFYYLSKTTLVKHEQHLDLFDRVFGEWVSGTSTVTRGALPEVPPAWLSDALAQNLTDDEKAALDAAGGLDTLYARLRDLLDEQQERHEGGSKWIGTGGTSPFGNTGYAPEGFKLGQTLTESGGNRRATKVWEHRDYKNLDDGVELNTRNMKMALRRLRILTREGAPDELDIDETIAETSRNGGYLDVKLQPSRQNRVKVLLLFDVGGSMDEHIDLCNQLFSAARYQFKHLEFLYFHNCVYETLWKDNTRRRDRIPTWEVLHKYNREYKVIFVGDAAMAPYELTQPRGSVEHYNEEAGLVWLDRFKAQYPHLVWLNPTPAGYWSYTNSTNLIRDWAGNRMFPLTLGGLGQAMKSLKNPKVTF; encoded by the coding sequence ATGTTTCTCACTTTCTTCCTCCTGCTGCGGCAACAGGCGTTGCCGGTGACGCTGTCGGAATACCTGACGCTGCTGGAAGCGTTGCGGAGCGACGTGGGCGGCACCACCATCGACGATTTTTATTACCTCAGCAAGACCACGCTGGTTAAGCACGAGCAGCACCTCGACCTGTTCGACCGGGTGTTTGGCGAGTGGGTATCCGGTACGTCGACGGTGACGAGGGGCGCGCTGCCCGAGGTGCCGCCCGCCTGGCTAAGTGATGCGCTGGCGCAGAACCTGACCGACGACGAAAAAGCGGCCCTGGATGCCGCCGGTGGCCTCGATACCCTGTATGCCCGCCTGCGGGACCTGCTCGATGAGCAGCAGGAGCGGCACGAAGGTGGCAGTAAATGGATCGGTACGGGCGGTACGTCGCCCTTTGGCAACACGGGTTACGCGCCGGAAGGATTTAAGCTAGGCCAAACGCTCACCGAGTCGGGGGGCAACCGCCGGGCTACCAAGGTCTGGGAGCACCGCGACTACAAAAACCTGGACGATGGGGTGGAGCTGAACACCCGCAACATGAAGATGGCCCTGCGCCGCCTGCGGATCCTGACGCGCGAAGGAGCACCCGACGAGCTGGATATCGACGAGACCATCGCCGAAACCAGCCGCAACGGCGGTTATCTGGATGTGAAGCTGCAACCGTCGCGGCAAAACCGGGTCAAGGTGTTGCTGCTGTTCGACGTGGGTGGCTCGATGGACGAACACATCGACCTGTGTAACCAGCTATTTTCGGCGGCCCGTTACCAGTTCAAACACCTCGAATTTCTGTATTTCCACAACTGCGTGTACGAAACGCTCTGGAAAGACAACACGCGTCGCCGCGACCGCATCCCGACCTGGGAGGTGCTGCACAAATACAACCGGGAGTACAAGGTGATCTTCGTGGGCGACGCCGCCATGGCTCCCTACGAACTCACGCAGCCGCGCGGGAGCGTTGAGCATTACAATGAGGAGGCGGGCCTCGTCTGGCTCGACCGGTTCAAGGCGCAGTACCCGCATTTGGTCTGGCTGAACCCCACCCCTGCGGGTTACTGGTCGTACACCAACAGCACGAACCTCATCCGCGACTGGGCCGGTAACCGCATGTTTCCGCTGACGCTCGGTGGGCTGGGGCAGGCCATGAAATCGCTCAAAAATCCGAAGGTGACGTTTTGA